The following are encoded together in the Hoplias malabaricus isolate fHopMal1 chromosome 3, fHopMal1.hap1, whole genome shotgun sequence genome:
- the narf gene encoding nuclear prelamin A recognition factor — MSEVSIPRKKEKCENCTKQCNKKQSDDALSSLQERGVANGEVSGHTPTQTVLLSACLSCDGCVSEEESMKISQQSLQEISRVLALNKKCDASKHKVLMVSVCPQSLPFFSVKFHLDVPEAAQKLCGFLKSLGVKYVFDTTLAASFSILESQKEFVQRYRRRHHDTHALPMFTSSCPGWIRYAEHVLGSLVTPHICTARSPQQVMGSLVKDYFIRQQKLTPEQVYHVVVAPCFDKKLEAVKDELYNSLLESRDVDCVLTSGEILHMMEQSNVSMESIDPVPLDHVFGEISASSLMRHDGRGSEGFLEHIFKYAAKELFGLDVQEIVYKTLRNRDFQEVVLERDGETLLQFAAVYGFRNIQTLVHRMRKGRVPYQLVEVLSCPGGCVSGRGQAEGEGGKPDRALVQQMEEAYCSLPIRLPETNPEVQRLYQDWLDGQDSPHAQQILHTKYSNHTQPTSQTLIPDIQW, encoded by the exons ATGTCTGAAGTTAGCATAccaaggaaaaaagaaaagtgtgAAAACTGCACTAAACAG tgCAATAAGAAACAGAGTGATGATGCTCTGAGCTCACTTCAGGAGAGAGGTGTGGCCAATGGAGAG GTGAGCGGACATACCCCAACCCAGACAGTACTGCTGAGTGCGTGCCTCTCATGTGATGGCTGTGTGTCAGAAGAGGAGAGCATGAAAATATCTCAACAGAGCTTGCAAGAAATCAGCCGTGTTCTTGCTCTTAATAAG AAGTGTGATGCCTCGAAGCATAAAGTGCTGATGGTGTCTGTGTGCCCTCAGTCCTTGCCATTTTTCTCTGTCAAATTTCACCTGGATGTCCCTGAGGCTGCACAAAAGCTCTGTGGCTTTCTGAAAAGTTTAG GAGTTAAATATGTGTTTGACACCACACTGGCTGCTAGTTTCAGTATTCTGGAGAGTCAGAAGGAGTTTGTACAGAGATATCGGCGCAGGCATCATGACACACATGCTTTGCCCATGTTCACCTCCTCATGTCCAG GATGGATCCGTTATGCAGAGCATGTGCTTGGGAGTCTGGTTACTCCACACATCTGTACAGCCCGGTCACCTCAGCAGGTCATGGGTTCTCTAGTTAAAGACTACTTCATCAGGCAACAG AAGCTGACCCCGGAGCAGGTGTACCATGTGGTGGTGGCTCCCTGTTTTGATAAGAAGCTGGAAGCAGTGAAAGACGAATTGTACAACAGCTTGCTGGAGAGTAGAGATGTGGACTGTGTGCTTACCTCAG ggGAAATACTGCACATGATGGAGCAGAGTAACGTCTCCATGGAAAGCATTGACCCTGTTCCTCTGGATCACGT GTTTGGTGAAATCAGTGCTTCAAGCTTGATGAGACATGATGGACGAGGTTCTGAAGGTTTCCTAGAGCACATTTTCAAATATGCAGCCAAAGAGCTCTTTGGCCTGGATGTTCAAGAGATTGTATACAAGACACTTAG GAATAGAGACTTCCAGGAGGTGGTGCTAGAGCGTGATGGTGAAACATTGCTGCAGTTTGCGGCAGTCTATGGCTTCCGCAACATTCAGACACTGGTTCACCGCATGCGGAAAGGAAGGGTGCCATACCAGCTAGTGGAGGTTCTGTCCTGTCCTGGAG GCTGTGTGAGTGGTCGTGGCCaggcagagggagagggaggcaaACCTGACCGTGCCCTGGTTCAGCAGATGGAAGAAGCTTACTGTAGCCTACCTATCCGTCTGCCTGAGACCAACCCCGAAGTCCAGCGTCTTTACCAGGACTGGCTGGATGGACAGGACTCTCCACATGCCCAACAGATCCTTCACACCAAATACAGCAACCACACACAGCCCACATCACAAACTCTGATCCCTGATATACAGTGGTAA
- the cybc1 gene encoding cytochrome b-245 chaperone 1 homolog, translating into MVYMVIEKHTADVVHLKRSPGIRSWSLLVGIASVGLAAAYYSSDSVLWKLFYVTGCLFVALQNMDEWEEAVFDKSKGKIELTTFSLYAVILTLWRKGHEKVMLDLRHLRDISVQEEKVRYLGKGYVLVLRMATGFSHPLTQNATLGGRSDVEVLAALLKRFLGLEALQQHAAEEEEGEYGDEVLQQHSSGETEDEYDDEDEADFERLGVEGDDESSDSRDEDEMTDH; encoded by the exons ATGGTGTACATGGTGATTGAGAAACACACCGCTGATGTAGTCCATCTGAAGAGATCACCTGGGATTCGATCCTGGTCTCTACTAGTTG GCATTGCCTCAGTTGGCTTGGCAGCTGCATATTATAGTTCAG ACAGTGTGTTATGGAAGCTGTTCTATGTTACGGGCTGCTTATTTGTCGCCTTACAAAACATGGATGAATGGGAA gaggcagtgtttgacaAATCTAAGGGGAAGATAGAACTGACAACTTTTAGTCTGTATGCAGTGATACTGACCCTGTGGAGAAAAGGGCATGAAAAAG TCATGCTGGATCTGCGGCACTTGCGAGACATAAGTGTTCAGGAGGAGAAAGTGCGTTACCTGGGGAAGGGTTATGTTCTGGTGCTGCGGATGGCCACTGGATTCTCTCATCCTCTCACACAGAACGCCACTCTCGGAGGACGCAG TGATGTAGAAGTTCTTGCTGCCCTTCTTAAACGCTTTTTGGGACTTGAAGCTTTGCAGCAACATGCAgctgaggaggaggaaggtGAGTATGGTGATGAAGTTTTGCAGCAACATTCATCTGGGGAGACGGAAGATGAgtatgatgatgaagatgaggcgGACTTTGAGCGGCTGGGTGTGGAGGGGGATGATGAAAGCAGTGATTCAAGGGATGAAGATGAAATGACAGATCACTGA
- the dnajb12b gene encoding dnaJ homolog subfamily B member 12b, whose protein sequence is MEGNKDEADRCIEIAVNAIRNNQVNKARRFLQKAQRLFPTDKAEALLETLQQNDHASTQNGSAAGTEDSEERAENLRATKERSSQSAKSYTSEQVDAVKRIKQCKNYYEILGVQKSASDEDLKKAYRKLALKFHPDKNHAPGATEAFKAIGNAYAVLSNPEKRRHYDQYGEVRGTTRRHSHSNADFQPDITPEDLFNMFFGGGFPSSNVHTYSNGRMHFSQQRERREPRGGGLALFVQLMPIFILVIVSVLSQMIVTKPPYSLSFSPSVGHTHKRLTEILRVPYYVNERFSQEYSGVNLRQVERNVEDDFISTLRNNCWREKQQKEGLLYRARYFGDSDLYHRAQRMGTPSCSRLSEVQASFHG, encoded by the exons ATGGAAGGAAATAAAGACGAGGCCGATCGCTGTATCGAGATTGCGGTCAACGCCATCAGGAACAACCAAGTGAATAAAGCGCGGCGTTTTCTGCAGAAAGCACAGAGACTGTTTCCCACCGACAAAGCAGAAg CGTTGTTGGAGACGCTGCAGCAAAATGACCATGCATCCACTCAGAACGGCTCAGCAGCAGGAACAGAGGATTCAGAGGAGAGAGCAGAAAACCTCAGAGCTACAAAGGAGAGGAGCTCACAATCAGCCAAATCATACACCTCAGAGCAAGTGGATGCTGTAAAAAG AATAAAGCAATGTAAAAACTACTATGAGATTCTTGGAGTACAGAAATCTGCATCAGATGAGGACCTAAAAAAAGCGTACAGAAAACTAGCTCTAAAATTCCATCCTGATAAGAACCATGCACCAGGGGCAACAGAAGCATTTAAAG CCATAGGAAATGCGTATGCAGTCTTGTCTAACCCAGAGAAGAGGCGCCATTATGATCAGTATGGAGAGGTGAGAGGTACTACTCGCAGACACAGCCACAGTAATGCAGACTTCCAGCCTGATATCACCCCGGAGGATCTCTTTAACATGTTCTTTGGAGGAGGATTTCCCTCTA GTAATGTTCATACGTACAGCAATGGGCGAATGCACTTCagtcagcagagagagagaagagagccaAGAGGT GGCGGCTTGGCTCTTTTCGTCCAGCTTATGCCCATCTTTATTCTTGTTATTGTGTCAGTGCTCAGCCAGATGATAGTAACCAAACCTCCCTACAGCCTTAGTTTTTCACc GTCTGTGGGTCACACACACAAGCGTTTGACAGAGATCCTACGTGTGCCGTACTATGTGAATGAGCGCTTCAGTCAAGAGTACAGCGGCGTGAACCTGAGACAAGTGGAGCGTAATGTAGAAGATGACTTTATCTCCACTCTTCGAAACAACTGCtggagagagaaacagcaga AGGAGGGTTTGCTGTATCGTGCCCGGTATTTTGGAGACAGTGACTTGTACCATAGGGCTCAAAGAATGGGCACTCCCAGCTGCTCCAGACTGTCCGAGGTGCAGGCTTCTTTCCACGGCTAA
- the ddit4 gene encoding DNA damage-inducible transcript 4 protein: protein MHKDRSSGMWAEQSAAEASNKRLSWSSLVQKLSHSLDSDAESNSSRDDVSDTGSLSLSDLSDADMFYDPMEESLCKEVVQLIACSLVEAKDCTLHCSKLLIPEKLLEHIGEELVHLAASEPCGLRGALIDLCVEQGDKCQNAGQIAADPYVVPTFQLTLILRLESEGFWPKIQGLFATKSMSASAVRHALKLSTGFRVIKKKLYSSEELLIEEC from the exons ATGCATAAAGATAGAAGTTCTGGAATGTGGGCCGAACAGTCCGCAGCTGAAGCCTCGAACAAACGTCTGTCCTGGAGTTCACTTGTGCAGAAACTGAGCCACAGCCTGGACTCGGACGCAGAGAGCAACAGCAGCAGAGACGATGTTTCAGACACAG gttccctgtctctgtctgacCTGTCTGATGCTGACATGTTTTACGACCCAATGGAGGAGAGCCTCTGTAAAGAAGTTGTGCAGCTAATAGCTTGCAGCCTTGTTGAAGCTAAAGATTGCACTCTCCACTGCTCCAAACTCCTCATCCCAGAGAAACTTCTTGAGCACATCGGCGAGGAGCTGGTTCATCTGGCCGCAAGTGAGCCTTGCGGTCTCCGGGGGGCACTTATTGACCTGTGTGTGGAGCAGGGGGACAAATGCCAGAATGCCGGGCAGATAGCTGCAGACCCTTATGTTGTTCCCACCTTTCAGCTCACACTTATACTAAGACTGGAATCAGAAGGCTTTTGGCCTAAAATCCAGGGACTCTTTGCTACCAAGTCCATGTCAGCTTCAGCTGTAAGACATGCCCTTAAACTGAGCACTGGCTTCAGGGTGATCAAGAAGAAACTTTATAGCTCAGAAGAGCTACTGATTGAAGAATGTTGA